Proteins co-encoded in one Odontesthes bonariensis isolate fOdoBon6 chromosome 24, fOdoBon6.hap1, whole genome shotgun sequence genomic window:
- the LOC142375450 gene encoding uncharacterized protein LOC142375450 — protein MTSPISTPLSRLVFLLLVKPSAAFLTEFSSLLTSLCAMSPTVILIGDFNIHIDNPSSIFAKDFTSLLDCLGITQHVNLPIHNKGHILDLICCTDITPTNLNVTDFPISDHKAVLFDIHTQLHKAKEQRTVFFRNIKHIDTTDLSTLISSYPSPHPASSPADLVTHYNNCLSFSLTTLAPLKKRSVSFTHTAPWFTPELRQLKATGRRLERLYERTGLTVHSQMYSDHLHHYKDALTTAKSSYYSNLINTGTGNNRVLFSTVSRLLQPPKTLPPDISTDQCTAFLDFFNSKINTIHQQLASSCTSPKDPPWMITTGQPLISCLSDFTPASEHTISEYINKAKTTTCQLDPLPTSLVKACLPSISPMITNIINSSLTTGIVPPILKLAAITPILKKPGADPLTRTTFFHLRNISRLRPSLTQSSTEILVHSFVTSHIDYCNALLTGLPTKLINRLQIIQNSAARIITGTKSPDHITPVLIQLHWLPVQYRIHYKNLLLTYKALHNLAPTYLSDLLHQHTPSHTLRSTSAELLTIPTSRLKTMGDRAFGQTPSHHSNPNLKLTYSNWHSPYKLDSVHFCFMLSHVFMLLLLFFNALKF, from the coding sequence ATGACTTCTCCCATCTCAACGCCGCTGTCCCGcctggtttttcttttattagtaAAACCCTCTGCTGCCTTCCTCACTGAATTCTCATCACTATTAACATCTTTATGTGCAATGTCCCCCACTGTTATCCTCATCGGCGATTTCAATATCCACATTGACAACCCATCTAGTATCTTTGCTAAAGACTTCACATCACTCCTGGACTGTCTTGGTATCACACAACATGTCAACCTCCCAATCCATAACAAAGGTCATATACTGGACTTAATCTGCTGTACTGACATCACCCCCACTAACCTTAATGTCACTGATTTCCCCATTTCCGACCACAAAGCTGTACTTTTTGACATTCACACCCAACTACACAAAGCCAAAGAACAACGGACCGTCTTCTTCAGAAACATCAAACACATCGACACCACAGACCTCTCCACCCTGATCAGCTCCTACCCCAGCCCTCACCCAGCATCCTCCCCAGCTGACCTGGTGACTCACTATAACAACTGCCTCTCCTTTTCTCTCACCACCCTGGCCCCCCTGAAAAAACGCTCAGTCTCATTTACCCACACTGCTCCCTGGTTCACCCCTGAGCTTCGCCAGCTCAAAGCCACTGGCCGTCGATTGGAGCGACTCTACGAAAGGACTGGACTCACTGTACACAGCCAAATGTACTCAGACCACCTCCATCACTACAAGGATGCCCTCACCACTGCCAAATCTTCATACTACTCCAACCTCATCAACACTGGTACAGGAAACAACAGAGTCCTCTTCTCAACTGTCAGCCGCTTGCTCCAACCGCCAAAAACCCTCCCTCCTGACATCTCCACCGATCAGTGTACAGCCTTCTTGGACTTCTTCAACTCCAAAATCAACACTATTCACCAACAACTGGCCTCATCCTGCACCTCCCCAAAAGATCCACCCTGGATGATCACCACTGGACAACCTCTCATCAGCTGTCTCTCTGACTTTACCCCAGCATCAGAACACACCATCTCAGAATACATCAATAAAGCCAAAACCACCACCTGTCAGCTTGATCCTCTTCCCACCTCGCTTGTCAAAGCCTGTCTGCCATCCATTTCTCCCATGATCACCAACATAATTAactcctccctcaccactggtatTGTACCCCCCATTCTCAAACTGGCTGCCATCACACCCATCCTGAAAAAACCTGGTGCTGACCCACTCACCCGAACCACATTCTTCCACCTCCGCAACATCTCCAGACTCCGCCCATCACTGACCCAATCCAGCACTGAAATCCTGGTTCATTCATTTGTCACATCCCACATTGACTATTGCAATGCCCTGCTCACTGGACTCCCCACCAAACTCATTAACAGACTGCAAATCATCCAGAATTCAGCCGCACGGATCATCACCGGTACCAAATCTCCGGACCACATCACCCCTGTTCTCAttcaacttcactggctcccagtacaATACCGCATTCACTACAAAAATCTTCTCCTTACCTATAAAGCTCTCCACAACCTAGCCCCCACCTACCTCAGCGACCTCCTTCACCAACACACTCCCTCCCACACCCTCCGCTCAACGTCTGCTGAACTGCTAACCATCCCCACGTCACGCCTCAAGACcatgggtgaccgagccttcGGTCAGACTCCATCACATCATTCAAATCCCAACTTAAAACTCACCTATTCAAACTGGCATTCTCCCTATAAACTGGACTCTGTgcacttctgttttatgttgtctcatgtttttatgcttttattattattttttaatgctcTCAAATTTTaa
- the LOC142375138 gene encoding adhesion G-protein coupled receptor F1-like gives MDNVLPAREEANSSSNSINGRVALIQSSGKINNISITFDTLNDTLGNPKCVFWNFSLLDGLGGWDNEGCSLVVFENETVSCNCNHLTSFSILMSPNSPKNPVLDIITYTGVGISMTSLVICFIIEAVIWRKLRRNTTSYLRHVSIVNIAVSLLIANIWFIIGAAISEADQANPPACSAAAFFIHFFYLSLFFWMLASALLLFYRTVSVFDGLSKTAMLAIGFSLGYGAPLIIATITIAVTAPKEEYIRDIEVCWLNWDESRALLAFVVPALLIVLINFIILVVVVCKLLRRRVGASAAQAAEKHVLVVIARCLAVLTPLFGSTWALGVGIMIDQTNEGIRITFAFFNSLQGFFILVFGLLLDKTVLQVA, from the exons ATGGATAATGTGCTCCCTGCAAGAGAAGAAGCCAATTCATCGTCTAATTCTATCAATGGAAGGGTTGCACTTATTCAGTCAAGTGGCAAAATCAATAATATCTCAATAACCTTTGATACTCTAAATGATACTCTGGGGAATCCTAAATGTGTTTTCTGGAACTTCAGTCTCTTAGATGGTCTCGGAGGATGGGACAATGAGGGCTGTTCCTTGGTAGTCTTTGAAAATGAAACCGTCAGCTGCAACTGCAACCATCTCACCTCTTTCTCCATCCTTATGTCACCAAACAGTCCTAAAAACCCTGTTTTGGACATCATAACCTACACTGGAGTTGGCATATCCATGACTTCTTTGGTCATATGTTTCATCATTGAAGCTGTCATATGGAGAAAATTAAGAAGGAACACTACATCTTACTTGCGTCATGTCTCCATCGTTAACATCGCTGTGTCTCTCCTGATTGCAAACATCTGGTTTATTATCGGAGCGGCCATTTCCGAAGCAGATCAGGCAAATCCACCAGCATGCAGTGCAGCAGCCTTTTTTATCCATTTTTTCTATCTATCCCTGTTCTTCTGGATGTTAGCCTCAGCTTTGCTGCTGTTCTACCGCACAGTCAGCGTCTTTGACGGGTTGTCTAAAACGGCAATGTTGGCTATTGGATTCTCTCTCGGATATGGTGCACCTCTCATCATAGCAACAATAACCATAGCTGTAACTGCACCCAAAGAAGAATACATCAGAGATATTGAGGTCTGCTGGCTTAACTGGGACGAGTCCAGAGCTCTGTTGGCATTTGTGGTCCCTGCACTGTTAATAGTGCTGATAAACTTCATAATCCTGGTTGTGGTGGTATGCAAATTGTTGAGGAGAAGGGTTGGGGCAAGTGCTGCACAAGCAGCTGAAAAACATGTGCTGGTGGTTATTGCCAGATGTTTGGCTGTGCTCACACCATTATTTGGATCAACTTGGGCTTTGGGAGTTGGAATCATGATCGACCAAACAAATGAGGGAATCCGTATTACATTTGCATTCTTCAATTCATTGCAG GGTTTCTTCATTTTGGTGTTTGGACTACTGTTGGACAAAACG GTTCTTCAAGTGGCTTAA